Proteins encoded in a region of the Elaeis guineensis isolate ETL-2024a chromosome 7, EG11, whole genome shotgun sequence genome:
- the LOC105048517 gene encoding ACD11 homolog protein, producing MMGEEMESRSSTPFGSFTETDNDSFKESESETPLAAVAEAFEELARSLENNSEDLKVAAFSYACSLVSVLFNCLGFAFKFAEMEYVSKVNDLIEASKTYDTLNNILDHDVEHDMVAKQGSHSRNLRRVRLGLDLIKALFERFLSSNEYSLKEAASTAYGQVCAPFHTWAVRTAVGAGMCTLPTREQLLLRLNETENSVQKEMRRYIDACSPIIEYIDNLFLSRNISLDW from the exons ATGATGGGGGAGGAGATGGAGTCTCGCTCATCGACGCCCTTCGGCTCGTTCACCGAGACCGACAACGATTCCTTCAAGGAGTCCGAGTCGGAGACCCCCCTCGCGGCCGTGGCGGAGGCCTTCGAGGAGCTGGCGAGGTCGCTGGAGAACAATTCCGAGGACCTCAAGGTCGCCGCTTTCTCCTACGCGTGCTCCCTCGTCTCCGTCCTCTTCAATTGCCTCGGCTTCGCCTTCAAGTTCGCCGAGATGGAGTACGTCTCCAAG GTAAATGACCTAATTGAAGCATCAAAGACTTATGATACATTAAACAATATCCTAGACCATGATGTCGAACATGATATGGTTGCAAAGCAAGGAAGCCATTCGCGTAATTTGCGTAGAGTCAGACTAGGTCTTGACCTCATCAAAGCTTTGTTTGAGAGATTTCTATCATCTAA TGAATACTCATTAAAAGAGGCTGCTTCAACTGCATATGGACAAGTTTGTGCACCATTTCACACTTGGGCTGTCAGGACAGCAGTTGGTGCTGGGATGTGTACTCTTCCGACAAGAGAACAGCTATTATTAAGATTGAATGAAACTG AAAACTCTGTACAGAAGGAAATGAGGAGATACATCGATGCTTGTAGTCCCATCATAGAATACATCGACAATCTGTTCCTTTCAAGGAATATTAGCCTAGATTGGTGA